Proteins from a genomic interval of Lycium ferocissimum isolate CSIRO_LF1 chromosome 2, AGI_CSIRO_Lferr_CH_V1, whole genome shotgun sequence:
- the LOC132043323 gene encoding pentatricopeptide repeat-containing protein At4g18975, chloroplastic: MGASLQFEFFNCNILLKGINSSRLSKKLNVTSVIKQQGELSLTISDAANQKKVQKPGKVEHHLWKKRESAGSGQKALNLVRIISGLPNEKESVYGALDKWIAWETEFPLIAAAKALRILRKQRLWKRVIQVAKWMLSKGQGATMATYDTLLLAFDMDNRVDEAETLWNMILHTSTRSVSKRLFSRMISLYDHHHVPDKIVEVFADMEELGVKPDEDTVRRVARAFQMLGQEDKQKLVLKRYQSRWKYIHFNGERARVRRDVE; this comes from the exons ATGGGAGCTTCTCTACAATTTGAGTTCTTCAATTGCAACATTTTGCTAAAGGGAATAAACTCATCCCGGTTATCGAAAAAG TTAAATGTAACATCTGTTATTAAACAGCAGGGTGAACTTTCTCTTACTATCTCTGATGCTGCTAATCAGAA GAAAGTTCAGAAGCCTGGAAAAGTAGAACATCACCTATGGAAGAAAAGAGAATCTGCTGGATCTGGTCAAAAAGCGCTGAATCTTGTTCGGATT ATCTCTGGACTTCCAAATGAGaaagagtctgtttatggtgcATTAGATAAATGGATTGCATGGGAGACAGAGTTTCCATTGATTGCAGCTGCTAAGGCTCtaagaatcttaaggaaacagcGGCTGTGGAAACGAGTAATTCAA GTTGCTAAGTGGATGTTGAGCAAAGGTCAAGGAGCAACAATGGCAACCTATGATACACTTCTACTGGCATTTGATATGGACAATAGGGTAGATGAAGCAGAAACGTTATGGAATATGATTTTGCATACAAGCACGCGGTCTGTTTCAAAACGGCTCTTCTCCAGGATGATTTCATTGTATGATCATCATCATGTGCCAGACAAGATAGTTGAG GTGTTTGCAGACATGGAGGAGTTAGGGGTAAAACCCGATGAAGATACAGTGAGAAGAGTTGCAAGAGCCTTCCAGATGTTAGGCCAAGAAGATAAGCAAAAACTGGTTCTCAAAAGGTATCAAAGCAGATGGAAATATATCCATTTCAATGGTGAAAGAGCAAGAGTGAGGAGAGACGTGGAATGA